A segment of the Curtobacterium sp. MCSS17_007 genome:
AACACGACGAGGGTCCAGCCGGTCGCGCCGTTGCCCGCGAGCACGAGGACGACGCCGAGGATCGCGCCGATCGCGAGGAACAGGTTGTAGAAGCCCTGGTTGAAGGCGAGGGAGCGGGTGGCCTGCGCCTCCGACTCCGAGGCGATGCCGAAGACACGGCGCACGCGCGGACTCGTCCATGCGACGGACTCGAGGAAGAAGATGTACACGTGCACGAGGCCCGCGAGGACCGCGCAGACGCCCGAGATCACGAGCAGGACAGACATGACCTCCATTCTCGCAGCACCGAAGCAGTGCTCAGGTCCCGCACAGGAACGGTGCCGCCGCACCGCCGTCATCGACTCCCCACGCGGGAGGGCCGCCGGTAGGCTCGCCGCATGAGTGCCGACGAGTCCACACCCGTCCACGCCGACGCTGCGGTCGCCGAGCTCGCGAGCATCCGGCAGAGCATCGACAACATCGACGCCGCCGTGATCCACATGCTCGCCGAGCGCTTCAAGTACACCCAGCGGGTCGGGTACCTCAAGGCCGAGGCGGGCATGCCCGCGGCCGACCCTGGACGTGAGCAGGTGCAGGTGGCGCGCCTCCGGCAGCTCGCCGCCGAGTCACACCTCGACCCGGCCTTCGCGGAGAAGTTCCTGAACTTCATCGTCGCCGAGGTCATCCACCACCACGAGCGCATCGCCGGCGGCGAGCGGTGAGCGGGGCCGTGGCGCAGGGTCTCCCGGCCGACCTCGCAGACCTGCACCTGCTCGTCGGGTCGTACACCGCGACCGGCGGCGGTACGGCGACGGGCATCTCCGTGGTGCACGGGACCACCGCCCACACTGCTGCCGTGATGGACGATCCTTCGTTCCTCGCGCTCTCCGGTGACCGCGTCTACGCCGTGTCCGAGGTCGCGGACGGCAGCGTCTCGGCCTTCCGGTACGCGGGTGGCGCCCTCGAACACCTCTGGGACGCCGACGCCGGCGGTGACGCACCGTGCCACGTCCGGATCGACCCGTCCGGCGCCCTGGTCGTCACGAACTACGTCTCCGGCACCGTCACCGCGGTGTCCCTCGAGGCCGCCGAGTCACACGCAGCGTCGATGACCGCGAGCGACGGTGTCGTGGGTGCCCACGGCAGCGGGGACCGCATCGTGGTCCCCGACACCGCGGTCGTCACCGGCGTGCTGCCCGACGTCGAGGGGCCGGTGGAGGCCCGACAGGAGGGCCCCCACGCCCACCAGTCGATCGGGACGCCGGACGGCACCGTCCTCGTCGCCGACCTCGGCGGCGACGCCCTGCACGAGTTCCGTGTGACCGGCACACCGTCGATCGAGCTCGTCCGGGTGCACCACCTCGCCCCGGGCGTCGGTCCGCGTCACATGGTGTGGCTCGGCGACGGCCCGGACGCCGACCTCGTGGTGGCCGGCGAGCTCGACGGACGCATCCACCGCCTGAGACGCGACGACAGCGGCACGCTCCGCCCGGTCGCCTCGGCAGCGGCCTTCGACGGGCCGGTGGGGGAGTCGCTCCTCAGCCACGTCGAGATCGACGCGGCCGGCAGGGTCGTCGTCGCCGTCCGCGGTCGCGACCTGGTCGTGGTGCTCGACACCGCGGACGACGGCCTCACGGTCGCCGGCTCGGCGTCGTGCGGTGGCGTCTGGCCGCGGCACTTCGCACAGGTGCCCGGGTACCTGCTCGTGGCGAACCAGATGTCGGACGCGATCGCGGTGCTGCCGATCGGCGCCGACGGGGTGCCCGGAGCGGCCGTCGCGCAGATCGCCGTCGGGACCCCCGCCTGCATCGTTCCCGTGCCGACCACGCTCCGGTCGTGACAGCCGGGTCTCCGGGGGCGCTCGCCGACGGGTACCGCCTGGTGGTCGGGCCGCCGCCGCTCGAGGACTACCTGCGGCTGCGGCGCGACTCCGGTCTGTCACCGAAGAACGAGGCGCAGGGAGCCGGGGCGATCGCGGGCAGCTGGTCCGCGGTCCACGTGGTCGACGCCGATGGGGTCCCCGCTGCGATGGGCCGGACGATCGGCGACGGCGGGTGGTACTTCCACATCGCGGACATCGCCACCGACCCGGCGCACCAGCGACGTGGGCTCGGCCGTGTGGTCGTCGAGTGGCTCGTGGCGGACATCCGGGCTCGTGCACCGCAGGGGGCGTACATCACGCTCGTCGGTGACCCGCCCGGGCAGCGGCTCTACCGGTCGCTCGGGTTCGAGGACGTCGCACCGAGCCTCGGGATGGCGCTGCCGATCGACGGCTGACGTTCTCGCACACCGTCCGTGCTCGGGGCGGCGCGGGTCGGCGCGCGCGGGTCGGGTCAGGCGGGCGCCGGTCGGGTCAGGCGCGCACGGGTCGCGTCAGGCGTCGACGATGTTCTCGAACGGGCGGCCCGCTGCCAGGGCGGCCACCTGCCGGCGCACGAGGTCGAGGGTCCGCGGCACGCTGAGGTCGGTGTTCCCGCCGACGTGCGGCGTGAGCACCGTGTTCGGTGTGGTCCAGAGCGGGTGCCCCGACGGGAGCGGTTCCGGATCGGTCACGTCGAGCGCCGCCGACAGCCGACCGCGCTGCAGTTCGGCGACCAGCGCATCGGTGTCGACGACCCTGCCGCGCGCGACGTTCACCACGAGGGCGCCGTCGGGCAGCGCGGCGAGCAGGTCGGCGTCGACGAGCCGCTCGGTCTCGTCGGTGAGCGGGGTGATGAGCACGAGCACGTCGGTGCGGGCCGCGAGCTCCGGGAGCTCCCCGAACGCGTGCACGCTGCGGCCGTCCTGCTCACGCGCGGTGCGGGCCACGACGGTGACGTCGCACCGCATCGCCTCGAACCGCGCCGCGATGGCGGAGCCGATCGCCCCGTAGCCGACCACCGTCACGCGTCGGTCGGCGAGGGACCGGGTCTCGCGGGCGTCCCACACCCCGGCGGCGCGGTCGGCCTGGAACACGGCGATCTCGCGGAGCGAGGTCAGCGCCAGTCCGACCGCGAGCTCGGCGGTCTCGTCGTCGTGGATCCCGCGGCCGTTCGCCACGTGCGCGTGCCCGGGGACGTGCGGCAGGGCGTGCTCGTACCCGGCGCTCGGCAGCTGCAGGAGCTGCAGGTTCGGCAGGTCGTGCACGTACTGCCAGCGGTGCCGTCCGGCGAAGTAGAACGGCAGCAGCGTGATCGCCACGTCGTCCGGACGGGCGTACGGCCCCTCGACGTCCCACACGTCGAGTTCGACGCCGTCCGGCACGGGGCCGAAGCGGTCGACGAGCTCGACGAAGGGCAGGGTGACGATCGGCATGCGGTCGGTCCTGTCCGGGTGCTCGGTCAGCTGTCGGTGCGCGGCGAGAACGAGCCGTGGTCGTCGAGCGGCCCGCGCCCGACGTAGCCCTCGGTGACGTCCTCGACGATGACGTCGCCGAAGCGCGCCGGGAGCGTCGCGGCGTGCGTGCCGCGCAGC
Coding sequences within it:
- a CDS encoding beta-propeller fold lactonase family protein; translated protein: MAQGLPADLADLHLLVGSYTATGGGTATGISVVHGTTAHTAAVMDDPSFLALSGDRVYAVSEVADGSVSAFRYAGGALEHLWDADAGGDAPCHVRIDPSGALVVTNYVSGTVTAVSLEAAESHAASMTASDGVVGAHGSGDRIVVPDTAVVTGVLPDVEGPVEARQEGPHAHQSIGTPDGTVLVADLGGDALHEFRVTGTPSIELVRVHHLAPGVGPRHMVWLGDGPDADLVVAGELDGRIHRLRRDDSGTLRPVASAAAFDGPVGESLLSHVEIDAAGRVVVAVRGRDLVVVLDTADDGLTVAGSASCGGVWPRHFAQVPGYLLVANQMSDAIAVLPIGADGVPGAAVAQIAVGTPACIVPVPTTLRS
- a CDS encoding DUF1304 domain-containing protein, translated to MSVLLVISGVCAVLAGLVHVYIFFLESVAWTSPRVRRVFGIASESEAQATRSLAFNQGFYNLFLAIGAILGVVLVLAGNGATGWTLVVFSTASMLGAAVVLAGTGRRYLNSAFVQGSLPLIALLFAFIGSTFTAA
- a CDS encoding chorismate mutase, whose translation is MSADESTPVHADAAVAELASIRQSIDNIDAAVIHMLAERFKYTQRVGYLKAEAGMPAADPGREQVQVARLRQLAAESHLDPAFAEKFLNFIVAEVIHHHERIAGGER
- a CDS encoding GNAT family N-acetyltransferase, encoding MTAGSPGALADGYRLVVGPPPLEDYLRLRRDSGLSPKNEAQGAGAIAGSWSAVHVVDADGVPAAMGRTIGDGGWYFHIADIATDPAHQRRGLGRVVVEWLVADIRARAPQGAYITLVGDPPGQRLYRSLGFEDVAPSLGMALPIDG
- a CDS encoding 2-hydroxyacid dehydrogenase — protein: MPIVTLPFVELVDRFGPVPDGVELDVWDVEGPYARPDDVAITLLPFYFAGRHRWQYVHDLPNLQLLQLPSAGYEHALPHVPGHAHVANGRGIHDDETAELAVGLALTSLREIAVFQADRAAGVWDARETRSLADRRVTVVGYGAIGSAIAARFEAMRCDVTVVARTAREQDGRSVHAFGELPELAARTDVLVLITPLTDETERLVDADLLAALPDGALVVNVARGRVVDTDALVAELQRGRLSAALDVTDPEPLPSGHPLWTTPNTVLTPHVGGNTDLSVPRTLDLVRRQVAALAAGRPFENIVDA